A single genomic interval of Celeribacter indicus harbors:
- a CDS encoding YbaB/EbfC family nucleoid-associated protein has product MFKGLGGLGDMAGMMKKAQQMQKDMAELQEQLDTMTVTGESGAGLVKATATAKGNLTGLDIDASIFQPSEKEVVEDLILAAIKDAQAKAQEKAQSEMQKLTEGLGLPADFKMPF; this is encoded by the coding sequence ATGTTCAAAGGATTGGGCGGTCTCGGCGACATGGCCGGAATGATGAAGAAAGCACAGCAGATGCAGAAGGACATGGCCGAGTTGCAGGAGCAGCTCGACACCATGACCGTGACCGGCGAAAGCGGCGCGGGGCTCGTGAAGGCCACGGCGACCGCGAAGGGCAACCTTACCGGGCTCGACATCGACGCGTCGATCTTTCAGCCGTCGGAAAAGGAGGTGGTCGAGGACCTGATCCTCGCCGCGATCAAGGATGCACAGGCGAAGGCGCAGGAAAAGGCGCAGTCCGAGATGCAGAAGCTGACCGAAGGCCTCGGCCTCCCGGCC
- a CDS encoding DNA polymerase III subunit gamma/tau has protein sequence MSDTNTGYKVLARKYRPEIFADLIGQDAMVRTLKNAFAADRIAQAFIMTGIRGTGKTTTARIIAKGMNCVGPDGTGGPTTEPCGQCEHCVAITEGRHVDVMEMDAASRTGVGDIREIIDSVHYRAASARYKIYIIDEVHMLSTSAFNALLKTLEEPPAHVKFIFATTEIRKVPVTVLSRCQRFDLRRIEPEVMMNHLSTIAAKEGSAVAQDALALITRAAEGSVRDALSLLDQAISHGAGETTVDQVRAMLGLADRGRVLDLFDMIMAGDAAGALGELGGQYADGADPLAVLRDLAEITHWVSVIKITPNAAEDPTIGPDERARGLAMGEKLPMRVLSRMWQMLLKALEEVAAAPNAMMAAEMAIIRLTHVAELPMPEDLVRRLNEQNPPPRPPSGPAGGGAPRSGGSVSAQGAPAGGGPVTHGPVMTSGAATAPAQAPDVALARYTSFEAVVALLEESRAGTLLIEAKRNMRIARYSPGRIEFQPWGDAAADLAPRLSQRLHALTGVRWIVTIAEAPEEARTIYEVEDAARLALEAEAREHPIVAKVFELFPDAKISDIRTPDALAASAASEALEEVEDEWDPFEE, from the coding sequence ATGTCCGACACGAACACCGGCTACAAGGTTCTGGCGCGCAAGTATCGCCCGGAAATCTTTGCCGACCTGATCGGTCAGGACGCGATGGTGCGGACGCTGAAGAACGCCTTTGCCGCCGACCGGATCGCGCAGGCCTTCATCATGACCGGCATCCGCGGCACCGGAAAGACCACCACCGCGCGGATCATCGCCAAGGGCATGAACTGCGTCGGACCGGATGGAACGGGCGGACCGACCACGGAACCCTGCGGCCAGTGCGAGCACTGCGTCGCGATCACCGAGGGTCGTCATGTCGACGTGATGGAAATGGACGCCGCCTCGCGCACCGGGGTGGGCGACATACGCGAGATTATCGACTCGGTGCATTACCGCGCTGCCTCCGCGCGGTACAAGATCTACATCATCGACGAGGTGCACATGCTCTCGACGAGCGCGTTCAACGCGCTTCTCAAGACGCTCGAAGAGCCGCCGGCGCATGTAAAGTTCATCTTTGCCACGACCGAGATCCGCAAGGTTCCGGTCACGGTGCTGTCGCGCTGCCAGAGGTTCGACCTGCGCCGGATCGAACCCGAGGTGATGATGAACCACCTCTCCACGATCGCCGCGAAGGAAGGCAGTGCCGTGGCCCAGGACGCGCTCGCGCTCATCACCCGCGCCGCCGAGGGCTCGGTCCGGGACGCGCTTTCGCTGCTCGACCAGGCGATTTCGCACGGTGCGGGCGAGACAACGGTCGATCAGGTCCGCGCGATGCTGGGCCTTGCCGACCGGGGCCGCGTGCTCGATCTCTTCGACATGATCATGGCGGGCGATGCCGCGGGCGCGCTCGGGGAACTGGGCGGGCAATATGCCGATGGCGCCGATCCGCTTGCAGTGCTGCGCGATCTCGCGGAGATCACGCATTGGGTTTCGGTCATCAAGATCACGCCCAATGCCGCCGAGGATCCGACCATCGGCCCGGACGAGCGCGCACGCGGGCTCGCGATGGGGGAAAAGCTGCCGATGCGGGTGCTGTCGCGGATGTGGCAAATGCTGCTGAAGGCGCTCGAGGAGGTGGCCGCCGCGCCGAACGCGATGATGGCCGCCGAGATGGCGATCATCCGGCTCACCCATGTGGCCGAGCTGCCGATGCCCGAGGATCTGGTGCGCCGCCTCAACGAGCAGAACCCGCCGCCCCGCCCGCCCTCCGGCCCCGCCGGCGGCGGCGCGCCGCGGAGCGGCGGATCGGTGAGTGCGCAGGGCGCCCCGGCCGGAGGCGGGCCAGTGACCCACGGGCCGGTGATGACGAGCGGCGCAGCGACAGCGCCGGCGCAGGCCCCCGACGTGGCGCTGGCGCGCTACACCTCCTTCGAGGCGGTCGTCGCGCTGCTGGAGGAAAGCCGCGCAGGCACCCTGCTCATCGAGGCGAAGAGAAACATGCGGATCGCGCGCTACAGCCCCGGCCGGATCGAGTTCCAGCCCTGGGGGGATGCGGCCGCGGACCTGGCCCCCCGCCTCTCCCAGCGGCTCCACGCCCTGACCGGCGTGCGGTGGATCGTGACTATCGCCGAAGCTCCTGAGGAGGCGCGGACCATCTACGAGGTGGAGGATGCCGCGCGTCTCGCGCTCGAGGCCGAGGCGCGGGAGCACCCGATCGTCGCTAAGGTGTTCGAGCTCTTCCCCGACGCGAAGATCAGCGACATCCGCACCCCCGACGCGCTGGCCGCCAGCGCGGCGAGCGAGGCGCTCGAGGAGGTCGAGGACGAATGGGATCCGTTCGAGGAATGA
- a CDS encoding ABC transporter permease encodes MKTFRRIATPTIAILIFLVLWEFVVWVNQWPNYKMASPSDLLPAYTKYWNLFLIYGWQTLWRTVIGLLLAVVVGTLIGMVMGFSRTMRDAIYPLLVGFNAIPKATVVPVIALILIGQHDLNTVLIAFMISFFPISVAVAIGLSTLEPEYRDILRSLGASKWTIFWKIALPKTLPEFFGALKVSVTLAFIGTNLMEIVEPHGRGLGHLFDSGKINADYPLMFAVLIALAFLGIVLYYIVVGLEKIFAGWAERPQG; translated from the coding sequence ATGAAGACCTTTCGCCGGATCGCCACCCCGACCATCGCCATCCTGATCTTTCTCGTGCTCTGGGAATTCGTCGTCTGGGTGAACCAGTGGCCGAATTACAAGATGGCATCGCCCTCCGACCTCCTGCCGGCCTACACGAAATACTGGAACCTGTTCCTGATCTACGGCTGGCAGACCCTCTGGCGCACCGTCATCGGCCTGCTGCTCGCGGTGGTCGTGGGCACGCTGATCGGCATGGTGATGGGATTTTCGCGCACGATGCGGGACGCGATCTATCCGTTGCTCGTGGGGTTCAACGCCATTCCGAAGGCGACCGTCGTGCCGGTCATCGCGCTGATCCTGATCGGCCAGCACGACCTGAACACGGTGCTGATCGCCTTCATGATCTCGTTCTTCCCGATCTCCGTCGCGGTCGCCATCGGGCTGTCGACGCTGGAGCCGGAATATCGCGATATCCTGCGTTCCCTCGGCGCGTCGAAATGGACGATCTTCTGGAAGATCGCCCTGCCGAAGACGCTGCCGGAATTCTTCGGGGCGCTGAAAGTGTCGGTGACGCTCGCCTTCATCGGCACGAACCTCATGGAGATCGTGGAGCCGCACGGGCGCGGACTCGGCCATCTGTTCGATTCGGGGAAGATCAACGCCGACTACCCGCTGATGTTCGCGGTGCTGATCGCCCTCGCCTTCCTCGGGATCGTGCTCTACTACATCGTGGTCGGGCTCGAGAAGATCTTCGCGGGCTGGGCGGAGCGTCCCCAGGGCTGA
- the rsgA gene encoding ribosome small subunit-dependent GTPase A gives MTTDLTDLGWSQFFNGQLDLEEIGTLTPVRLSEVRRRSVVALTPALERVEIALTGDHVATDMAVGDFALTDGTRLIRLLERKTLISRKAAGIAAQAQLIAANIDTLFITTSCNQDFNEARLERYLAIALDAEAVPVIVITRKDRPEEMPAEDYETRAKSIYEGAEVMLVNAKDAEDIARLERYCGRGQTIALVGSSGVGKSTLARGLTGEEIEVGEIREDDAKGRHTTTARSMHRMHAGGWLIDTPGMRELALHDASEGIATLFEDITELAAMCKFSDCRHRGEPGCAVRAAVEAGELDPERVERWRKLLEEDARNTETIAEARDRGRKFSKTVKSAKKAKSARRGE, from the coding sequence ATGACGACCGATCTCACCGATCTGGGCTGGTCCCAGTTCTTCAACGGCCAGCTCGACCTCGAAGAGATCGGGACGCTGACCCCCGTGCGCCTGTCCGAAGTGCGCCGCCGCTCCGTCGTCGCCCTCACCCCTGCGCTCGAGCGCGTGGAAATCGCGCTGACCGGCGATCATGTCGCCACGGACATGGCCGTGGGCGATTTCGCCCTCACCGACGGCACCCGGCTCATCCGCCTTCTGGAGCGCAAGACGCTCATCTCGCGCAAGGCCGCGGGGATCGCGGCGCAGGCACAGCTCATCGCGGCCAATATCGATACGCTGTTCATCACCACCTCCTGCAACCAGGATTTCAACGAGGCCCGGCTCGAACGCTATCTCGCCATCGCCCTCGACGCGGAGGCGGTGCCGGTCATCGTCATCACCAGGAAGGACAGGCCGGAGGAGATGCCGGCCGAAGATTACGAGACGCGGGCGAAATCCATCTATGAAGGTGCCGAGGTGATGCTGGTGAACGCGAAGGACGCCGAGGACATCGCCCGGCTCGAACGCTATTGCGGCAGGGGGCAGACCATCGCGCTCGTCGGCTCCTCGGGCGTCGGCAAGTCGACGCTGGCGCGCGGGCTGACGGGCGAGGAGATCGAGGTGGGGGAGATCCGCGAGGACGACGCCAAGGGCCGGCACACCACCACCGCGCGCTCGATGCACCGGATGCACGCGGGCGGCTGGCTGATCGACACGCCGGGGATGCGCGAGCTTGCGCTGCACGATGCCTCCGAAGGCATTGCGACACTGTTCGAGGACATCACCGAGCTGGCCGCGATGTGCAAATTCTCCGACTGCCGGCATCGCGGGGAGCCCGGTTGCGCGGTGCGCGCCGCCGTGGAGGCGGGCGAGCTGGACCCCGAGCGGGTCGAACGCTGGCGCAAACTCCTCGAGGAAGACGCCCGCAACACGGAGACCATTGCCGAGGCGCGCGACCGCGGACGCAAGTTCTCCAAGACGGTGAAATCCGCGAAGAAGGCAAAGAGCGCAAGACGCGGCGAATGA